GACGATCTCGGGGACGGGTCCCCGGTGACGGTGACACTGTCCGCACGCATTCGACGTACCCAGGACGCGCTCGACGGTGCGCAGCTGACGGCCTCGCTCGCCGAGGGTGACTTCGCGACCGCGCGATCCATCGCCGAACAACGCTGCGCGCGAGACCCGTTCGACGAGCCGGCACACACCGCCCTGATGCGGGCGCTCGCCGGGGAAGGCCGCGCCGCCGACGCGCTCGTGGTGTTCGACCGGCTCCGACGGCGGTTGTCGACCGAGCTGGGGACGGACCCGGGTACCGAGATGGCGCGGGTCCACGCCGAGATCCTCACCGCGACATCACCACCTGAGATCAGCGCGCCACGGCCGGTGCGTGCCGTCGGATTGCGCTCGCCCACCACCGAACTCATCGGACGCGGTGCCGACCTCGACGCCGTGGCGAGCATGCTCGACACCGGGCGCGTGGTGACCGTGCTCGGTCCCGGCGGCGTCGGCAAGACGCGGATCGCGACCGAGATCGGCCATCGGCTGCATGCGGCGGGCGCCCCGGTCTACTTCGTGTCGCTCGCCTCGGTGCGGTCCGGCGAGGACGTGATCCCGGCGATCGCCGCGACGCTCGGGGTCGGCGAATCCGATCTCTCCGCAACCGGCCGTCCCCGCATGACCCCCGGAGACCTGACCGCACGTCTCGAGGACGCGCTGCGCGAGCGGGCGTCGGTGGTGATCCTCGACAACTGCGAGCAGATCATCGGCGCGTGCGCCCGGATCGTCGCCGAACTCACCGCGGCCGTGCCCGGCGTCCGCGTCCTGTCCACCAGCCGAACGCCGCTGGCCATCGTCGGCGAGCAGGTGCATCAGCTACCCGTACTTGCGGCGGTGGACGTGAATTCATCTGCGGTGCAATTGTTCCGGACCCGCGCTCGGGCTGTGCGTCCCGACGCGGAGCTGCCCGCGGGGCGCGTCGTCGAGCTGTGCCGCCACCTCGACGGACTGCCGCTGGCCATCGAGCTGGCGGCGGCCCGGATCCGGACGATGACGGTCGAGGAGATCGCCGACCGCCTGGGGGAGAAGTTCGCGCTCCTGCGGTCCGCCGACCGCACGACGCCGGATCGCCATCGCACCCTCTACGCGGTGATCGAGTGGAGCTGGGAACTGCTCGACGACGCCGGCCGGGCAGCGCTGGTGCAGCTGTGCCGCTTTCCCGGTGGGTTCAGCCGATCGGCTGCCCGGGCGGTGACCGGGGCCTCCGGGACGGTTCTCGACGACACCCTCGAGAGTCTGACCAACCAGTCGCTGCTGTCGGTCGTGGAGACCGACGGTTCGGTCCGTTTCCGCATGCTGGAGATGGTTCGTGAGTTCGGCGAGACCCGGATGGCCGCCGACCTGGCGGCCCGGGTCGAGTCGCAAATGCGTGGCTGGGCCATCGAATTCGTTTCCCGTATGCGCGACCTGGCCGAGAACGGCGACCACCCCGCCGGTGCCGGCGGTTTGGCCCGGGAGGCCGACAACCTGACCTGGATTCTCCGGTCGGCCTGCGAGTCCGCGGTCGTGGCGCCCACCGACGACATCGTCGCGGTACTCACGACGCTGTACCCGGCACTGGCGTATCACTGGACGGTTCGTGGTCTGCACGGGGAGACGCGCGCGTGGGGCGCGCGGGTCCTGATGGCGTTACCGCGCCCACCCGCGGCACCCGACGACGCCCTGCGCGAGAACTGGCAGGTGACCGCCATCGTCGGTGCGGTGCACGGCATGATGACGGGCGAACTCCGAGTGCAGGCCACCGCCCGGTTCCTCTTGCGCTCGCTCCATCGTGCCCACCTCACATTCCACCGGGCGAGCGAGTTCCTGTCGGCCGTGGCGCTGGCCTCGACGTCGACGGGCGCGTACCGGATCATCTGCGAGGCGGCCGAGACCGCGGTCGACGACGAGGTCCGGGCACTGGCCCTGACGCTACGGTCACATCTCCGAGAGAATCGCGGGCTGGTCGGTCCGGCACTCCGGGACTCGACGGCTTCCGGCCGATGGCTCGCGGGCAGCCGCTACGCCTCGTGGTTCCAGGGCATGCGGCAGTCGAGCACGGGCGGTCTGTACGGACAGCAGGGCAGGTATTCCGAAGCCGCGGCGACCTATCGAGCCGGAATCGACTTGCTGGCACCACTGGGCGCCGTCGAAGACGTCCGCCAGATCAGGACCATGCTGGTCCTCACCTTGCTCGCCGGCGACTTCCCGGACGACGCGCGTCGCGAACTCCACGTGATCACCGACGACTGGGACCTCGAGGCCGAGGACCCACAGGGCAATCCGGAGGTGATCGGGCCCGCTCTGCTGGGTGTTGCCGAACTCGCCTTCGCAGACGGCGCGTCGAATCCGGAGGTGGCCGCGGGTTTTCTGCGCGCCGCACGGGTCATGCTGCGGGAACACCCCTTCGGCGTCGCCGACCCCGCGGTGCTCATGGTGGTGTCCGCCGCCGTCGCGGGCCTCGTCCGCAGCGGAGATGTCGACGCCGCGTGGGAGCTGGTTCCGGAAATGGTGAAGGGACTCGACGACATGACGTTCGGTCCGGGGTGGCAGGACCTGCCGCAGGCGGGCACGGTGGCATCGGCCTTCACCGTGCTGTGGAACGCCGGCCGCCCCACGGATTCCGTCGGCCGACGCCTCGTCGAGTTGGCGGTGAGTCTGCCCGGACGACGAGACTGCCCGTCGCTGGACTGGGCATGGCACTGGACACAGGAGCAGGCCGGAAAGGACGGGGTGGCGCGACACCCTGCGGTGCCGCGCCACGTGGCCGTCGAGGAGCTGCAGCGACTACTGCACGATCAGGCGTTTCGCATATAGGCCCGCACGGCGAGTGGTGCGAACACCGCGGTGATCACCGCGGCGCCGATCAGGGCCCACACGACGTGGATTCCGGCGTGACCGGAGTTCGTCAGTTCGCGGACCGCCGTGACCAGATGGCTGACCGGGTTGACGTTCACGAAGCCCTGCAGCCAACCGGGCATGCTGTCGACCGGGACGAAGGCATTCGACATGAAGGTCAGGGGGAACATGATCATCATCGAGATGCCCTGCACGGCTGATGCTTTGCTCATGAGGCAGCCCATGAGTGCGAAGATCCACGAGACCGCGAAGCTGCACACGATGATGAGTGCGGCCGAGGCGATGACACCGAGAACATCGGGGCGCCAGCCCATCAGCACGCCCATCACGACGGTCAGTACGGTGGCGATGGAGTAGCGGATGACGTCGGCGAGCAGGGCGCCGGCGAGTGGGCTGATCCGGGCGATCGGTAGCGAACGGAACCGGTCGAAGACGCCCTTGTCCATGTCCTCCCGCAACTGGGTGCCGGTGACGATGGAGGTCATGATCACGGTCTGCACGAGGATGCCCGGAATGATCACCGGGAGATAGGCTTCCACGTTGCCGCTGATCGCGCCGCCGAAGATGTAGGTGAACATCAGCGTGAAGATGATCGGCTGGAAGGTGACGTCGAAGAGCTGTTCGGGGTTGTGCCGGATCTTGAGCACACCGCGGTAGGCCATGCTGAAGGACTGCCGGAACGACTCGGCAAGGCTGATGGAGGTCTTGACCTGCGCGCGTGCGGCGCGGGTTGTGATCGAGGTCGACGGGGGATTGTCGAGGGTCGTGGTCATGAACGGGCCTCCTGGGTGGTGTCGGAAGAATCTGTGTCGGATGGCCGGTGCCCGGGTGCGCCGGTGTCGGCGTCGGATTCCGCGGGCCTACCGGTGATGGTGAGGAACACCTCGTCGAGGCTCGGCTTCTGCACGGTGATCTCTTCGACGCCGATCCCGTTCTCGCGCAGTGCGATCAGGACGTCGGGCACAAGCTCGGCCGAACTCAGCGGCACGGTCGTCCGCGCGGCCTCCGGACTCAACGTGGCCTTCTGCCCGAGGATCGACTCGGCGATCTCGCACACGCGGGGTGCGTCGGCACGGTCGGCCGCGACGAGCTGGAGTGTGCTGGCGCCGATCGAGTGCTTGAGTTCGTCAGCCGTGCCATCGGCGATGACGCGGCCGTGATCGATGACGGCGATCCGGTCGGCCAGCTGATCGGCCTCGTCGAGGTACTGGGTGGTGAGCAGGACTGTCGATCCGCCGGCGACGAGCCGGCGGATCGTGTCCCACATCTGGGCGCGGGTTCGCGGGTCGAGGCCGGTCGTCGGTTCGTCGAGGAACAGCAGCGGCGGGGTGTCGATCAGGCTGGCCGCGAGGTCGAGGCGCCGTCGCATACCGCCGGAGAAGTTCTTCAGCGGTCGAGCCGCGGCGTCGGTGAGGGCGAATGCTTCCAGCAACTCGTCTGCGCGCGAGCGGGCCGCGGTCCGTGAGAAGCCGAGCAGGCGGGCGAAGAGCACCAGGTTCTGGGTGGCGGTGAGGTCCTCGTCGACGGAGGCGTATTGACCGGTGACGCCGACGAGCGAGCGCACGGCGACCGCGTCGTCGACGACGTCGTAGCCGAACACGCGCGCCTCTCCGGCGTCCGGCCGCAGCAGGGTCGCCAGCATGCTGACGGTGGTCGTCTTTCCCGCACCGTTGGGGCCGAGGACGCCGTACACCGATCCGGTCGGCACGGCGAGGTCGACGCCGTTGACCGCGCGGGTCGAACCGAAGTGTTTGACGAGGCCGCGAGCGTCGATCGCGAGGTCGGTGCGGAGGGACCGGGCCGACCCGACGTCGGGCCGGGGAGTGGTTGTCGTTGTCATGCCGACAACTGTGGCGCCGTCGCCTGTCGTCGGGCTTGCGTCGGCTTACGTGGCGCTGTCGTTGGGGCGAAGTGTCCCGCAGAACGCTCCGGAGGGACGTTGAATCACCCTAGGTTCTGTGCCGCCTCCAATGTGGGCTGGTCCTCGGGGCCGAGGCCAGCGTAGTGAAGCGTTTCGAGCTCGGTCGGGGGGATCTGGCCGATACTCGAGTGCAGCCTGCTGTTGTTGTACCAGTCGACCCAACCAGCGGTCGCGAACTCGACGTCGGAGACTGTCTTGTACGGACCGGAGTGGAAGATCGTGGTCCGGATGCACTCGGTCTTGTACAAGCCGTTCACCGACTCGGCCAGCGCGTTGTCGTAGGCGTCCCCGACCGTTCCGATCGACGCGGCGATGTCTTCGAGTCGCAGACGTTCAGTCAGTGTAACCGATGTGTACTGACTTCCGGCATCTGAATGGTGAATCAGCTCAGCAGCTTTCACCGGATGCCCTTCCCGCTTGCGCTGCCACAGCGCCATCCGAAGCGGGACCGTCACCAGCTCGACTGTCTTCGATGTCGATGCGTGCCACGCCACGATTCGACGGGAGAACACGTCGATGATGAACACCACGTACACCCACCCGGCCCATGTCCGGCAGTAGGTGAAATCGGTCACCCAGACCCGGTTGGGTTCGGCGGCACTGAACTGTCGGTTCAGCAAATCCTCCGCGCGTACACCGTCAGCGGAGCGGACGGTCGTGCGGACCCCTTTGGATCTTCGAATTCCGTTGTGGCCTAGCATTTTCATTGCTCGATCAACAGCGCCGTAGGACACCCCAGGCAGTGTTGTGCGGTGCAGATGGGCGCGCATCTTCACCCGCCCGTAGAGGCCCTCGGGAGTCATCTTCCGTCGGCCGTCGTCATCGGTGCGCCAGACGACATTGCGCACCGCATCGACGACGTGAGCGTCGGAGACGGTACGAGCAGCAGGCATTCGTGTTCGCCATGCCCGGTAGGTTCGTGCGGCAACCATGCAGCCCTGCTCACGCAGGACCCGGCAGATCGACTCGACCGCAAAACCGTTGCTGCGCATCTGATCTATGAACGCCACGATCATCGGTTGCGGGGGTCGAGTTCCCCGCGAAGAAAGTTGTCGCCGCCTTCAGAATGGCAACGTCTTCTCGCAACTGCTTGTTCTCCGCCTTGAGACGCTTGATCTCGGCGGACTCCTTCGAGGTGGTCCCGGAGCGGGCGCCGGCATCGACCTGCGCCTGCACTGCCCACCTACGTACCGTCTCCCCGCCGACACCGACCTGCTTAGCGATCGCTTCGGCAGCGGCAGTCAACGACGTGTACTCGCCGCCGTGGGCCTCCAGCAACCGCAGAGCCCTCGAACGGACCTCTGGATCGATCTTTTTAGGCATGAGCTCATCCTTCCTGACTCAGCCTGGATCCGTGGACGGGTGCGGGGTGTCGATAACGTGAAAATGCCCTCTGAGCTGGAATGATTGGTGGTGTTGAGACAACAAAACAAACCAGTCAAAAGGCATTTTCAGTGAAAGTATCGCACACGTTCTCCGCCGAGTCCGCGGTCTTCGACGACGATAACCTGGTGTCGCACGCCGGGCTGGTACCGGTCATGAGAGTGGCCGAGTCGACCGGGTTGGCGTCCCTGCTGGGCGAACGGGTCGATCTCGGCACCACCCAGGTCGCCTCCGCCGGGGCCAACCTCGAGGCGAAACTGTTGACCGTGATCGCCGGATTGTGTTGCGGCGCTGACAGTATCGACGACCTCGGAAGGGTCCGCAGTGGTGGGCACACCCGCCTGTTCGACCGCGTGTACGCCCCAGCCACGATCGGACAAACGCTGCGCGAGTTCACCCCCGGACATGCCCGGCAACTCAACGCGGTGATGACCCACACATTGCCGGCGATGTGCGCCACGGCGGGTCTGCTGCCCACCGACGGGTCCCAGGTATTTGTCGACATTGACTCACTACTACGCCCGGTCTACGGCTACCAGAAAGAAGGCGGCTCCTACGGGCACGCCAAAATCGCCGGGCGTGAACTCCTGCGCAAAGGGTTGTCCCCACTAATCGCCACCCTGTCCGCAGCCGGGCATGCCCCGGTGATCGCCAACGCCTGGCTACGCGCCGGGCGCACCGCTTCCGGGAACGGGGCAGCGAGAATGATCGCTGAAACCCTGACCACCGCACGCCGGTGTGGGGCGAGCGGGGAGATCACCGTGCGCGGCGACGCCGCCTATGGCACCGCTGCGGTGATGCGTACCTGTCAACGCCTCGGAGCGACGTTCTCGCTGGTCCTGCGCACCAATACCGCGATCACCCGCGCCATCACCGCGATCGGAGACGACGCCTGGACCCCGGTGCACTATCCCGGGGCGGTCACCGACCCCGACACCGGCGAACTGATCTCTGACGCCGAAGTCGCCGAAACCACCTACACCGTGCAACCGGACTCCGCCCAGCCGGTCACCGCGCGACTGATCGTGCGTCGGGTCACAGCCCACCACCCCGCCGGCACCGACACATTGATGCCCGCGTGGCGGTACCACTCGTTTTTCACCAACACCACCGACGACACCGTCACCGCCGACCTCATCCACCGCCGCCACGCCATCATCGAAACCGTGTTCGCCGACCTCATCGACGGACCACTGGCGCATCTGCCCTCCGGACGGTTCGGCGCCAACGCCGCCTGGCTGGCCCTGACCGCGATCAGCCACAACCTGATGCGCACCCTCGCCGCACTCACCAACACCCCCACACTGCGAGCCGCGCGGGGCGCTACGCTGCGCCGCACCCTCATCGCGATACCCGCCCGACTAGCCCGACCAGCACGAACACCGGTCCTGCACCTACCCCGACACTGGCCCACCCAACACGCCTTCACCACCCTGTGGGCCGCGGCCAACACCACCTGACCTGACGTCGCCACCCGCCCACCCACCACCAAGGAACCCCAGTGAAAAGGCTGACACAGGTCAGCGAATACCACACGCCCACAACACAATCAGGCGATCACGCGCCCCAACCCCACCCCACCTGAACTCCTTCCACGGATCCAGGCTCAGAAGGAAGCGGCATCAAACCAGGGGTGATTCACGTCGCCGCCAACGGGCGACCGGCGTGGATTCGACGCGGCTGACACGAGGAGTTCTGTGGATGAGCGTCTGTGCTGTGGATTCTCGGTGCGGCTGCGATAGCGGGACGGATTACGTTGCCCGCTATGGGACGACGCACACACTCCGCCGAGGCGGCCTGGACACCACGGATTGCTCACCGCGTCCGTCACGAGCTCATGGATGACCTTCATGAGCAACGACGGAAGGCCTACCGGCGGCTGGACGAACTCGAGGCCGAAGCGAGTCTGCTGGCCGAAGATCTCAACGATGCGGACGATGGCTCGCTGCATCTCGATCCGGACGAGTACACCGACAGGGAGGCCGCACTCGAGGAGGCGGACCGACTCCTCAGGCTCATCAACTGGTGGTCTTCGTCCCTCGCGGTGACGGTGTTGCATCTCGCCGACGCGCCGGTGCACTGGGTCACTGCCCCGGCAGTAGAGCTGATCACAGGCGTGCGGAACGAGGAAGCCACCGCCGGGGATGGCGGTGTGGACACCCGCGTCCTACCAACATTGGGTAGCGCCGGTCTCGCCTTGTTCGAGAGGTCCGCCGGACGCCATCGTCCATCGAAGAGATGTCCGGGTCTCGACAATCGCGACGTCGGGATCGACGGCTTGTGCTGGTGGCGAGCAACACTCGGTGGGGAGAACTCGCCGCCCGTCGTGGACATGATCACGCTGCATGTGCTGACCCGCGACCGGAAGCTCTGCCGCTCTGCAGAGGTCGACGGGCGACGCCCGGCGGTCGTCGACGTGGATGCATTCACCGTGGCGGTCGAGCCTGCGTGGACGGGGAGCGCACAAGCGTCTCCATCGGTTCGCGTGCTGATGCGTCTCGCCGATGACCTGGTCCGGGGCACGCTGACTGCCTCGCCTATGCCGACGACGGGTCGAACTTCGGCGGCCGTCGCGGTGGTTGCCTGACAACCGGCCGGTGACTCACTTCGCAGGTTCGAGGTTCGCGAAATGCTTGAGGGTGTCGGCCTCGATGGTCTTGTAGACCGTCGACGACGCGGGACCGGAGAACGCGGTGACCACACGGGACGAGGTGGGCAACTCGAGCGCGAAGGTCCACTTGAGTCGGCAACCCATGTCGGCGGGCAAGATCTCCGTGGCCTCGCCGAAGCGTCGGATGCCGGGGACGTTCGCCCTCAGGACCCGGAAACCGTTGCGGTAGTGACCGTTCGCCGGGTCCTCGGTCCAGTCGAAGAAGTCCTCGTCGAGGGTCACGTAGCCGGGACCGAGGACCGCGCGGCGTTGCGTTCCCACACCGTACGGCGGCGGTGAGACGAACTCGATCTTCTTGATCGCGCGGCACCAGTCCAGCGTGTGCTGACGGGTGAACTCGGCCCACGCGCGCTCCGGCGCGACCGGCAGACGCACGTCGATGACGTGCCGCACCGGCGCATCGTCGAAGAAGTCGAGATCGAAGGACTCCAGCTCATGGGAACGTGCCATGGGTCACATTGAAGCACGGGCGTATGACCGGCGCGTCGGGCGTGCCTCGGTCCCGACGGTGCACGGTGATGCGGCTGGAGGTTCGTCCGTTCGGATGACACTGTGCGGCAACGGTTCTGTCGGACCCCGGTGCGACAGTGCGTGCAGATGCGGGACCGCTTCCCAGGTGCCGCACGGTAGATGAGGACATACGATGACCGACCCCCAGAACCAGAATCCCGACCCCAACGCGGGTCAGCAGCCGCCGTACGGCCAGCCGTATCAAGGGCAGCAGTACGGACAGCCGCCGCAACCCGGGGCTCCGCAACCCGGGGCTCCGCAGTACGGCGCTCCGCAGTACGGCGCTCCGCAGTACGGTGCTCCGCCGCAATCCGGGGCTCCGCAACCCGGGGCTCCGCAGTACGGCGCTCCGCCGCAGCCATACCCGAGCCCACCTGCGAAGAAGAAAAAGAAGTGGCCTTGGATCCTGGGGGCTCTCGTGGTCCTGCTGATCATCATTCTTGCCGCCACCTCCGGCGGAGGGGCGGAGGACACGGACACCACGGCTGATTCGGGTGTTTCGTCCGCCCCTCAGAAACCCACTGCGGCAGAAGATTCCGTGACTGACGAGGCCTCGACGCCGGCACAGGCTACGGAGCCGCAGCCACCCGCTGAGCAGGACCTGTCCTCTGAGCAGAAGAACGCCGTGTCGAAGGCGGAAGACTATCTGTCCCTGTCCGGATTCTCGAAGTCCGGCTTGATCAAGCAACTGGAGTTCGAGGGTTTCTCGAACGCGGATGCCACGGTGGCGGTGGACAAACTGGAGTCTGACGGAGACGTGAACTGGAATGAGCAGGCGGCCAAGAAGGCCGGCGAGTACCAAGCCGTGACACCCATGTCACGCCAGGGACTCGTCCAGCAGTTGGAGTTTGAAGGTTTCACGCCCGAACAGGCTGCATACGGGGCCGACAACGCTGATTCCTGAAGGTCAGGTCGACCGACACGGCGTGAGTCGTCGCAACCGGTGAACGTCAACTCGACTCCTGGACTTCGATCGAAGTCCAGGAGTCGAGTCGAGGTTCGCCGGTCGTGGGGTAAGCGACCCTCGCAAGCGGATCCGATATCGGCCCTGGTGCGTCCTAAAGTCATGACCTCTTTTCCCACCGACAGACACGGGCTGATTCGCCGCACGGCAACGCTGCGACTCGGCATCAACGACGACGCTGTGACAGCCGCCGTACGGCGCGGCGAACTGATTCGTCTTGCCCCGGGGGTCTGCGCACTGGCGGCCGACGAGGCGTCCGCCGAGGACCCGGGTGACCGTCTGTACCGACTGAGATCGATCGCGGTCGCGACGTCTGTTCGAGACTGTGACGCGTCGATCCTGAGTCACGACTCGGCGGCAGCCGTTCACGAGCTGCCGCTGCTGCACCCGGAACGCGAGGTCGTGCATCTGACGAAGAAGTCGAAGGTGGGCGGGTTCGGGCACGGGTTACGGATCGTCCATGCCGGGCCGGTGGCGCCCGACGAGGTGGTCGACATCGGCGGAATCAGGGTCACGTCTCGTGAGCGAACCGCCGTAGATGTTGCGATGTCCGGTGACTTCGCCCAAGCGCTGGCCGTGTTCGATCGCGCGCTAGCGTCCGGCGCCGACATCGCCACGATGACCCGTATCCTCGCGTCGCGGAACCGTTGGCGCGGTGCGGGGACCGCGCGTCGTGCCCTTGCGCATGCGGACGGTGCGTCGGAGAGTGTCGGGGAGTCGTGGAGCCGGGCGCAGATGATCGAGGCCGGGTTGCCGACTCCGCGACTGCAGCACACGTTCCAGACGGACGCCGGAGACGCGCGGACCGACTTCGACTGGGACGGAACACTTGTCGGTGAGTTCGACGGACTACAGAAGTACGGCCGACTGTTGCGCCAGGGTGAGAGCCCGCGCGATGCACTCATCCGGGAGAAGCGTCGGGAGGATGCGCTGCGCGCACAGGGGATCATGGTGATCCGATGGACGTGGGGAACGATCGAGCGCGGCGGGCTCGCCAATCTGCTCCGGCCGTGGTTGGACAAACTGACCGCGGCTTGACCGATGAACCCCAACTCGACTCCTGGACTTCGATCGAAGTCCAGGAGTCGAGTCGAGGTTCGCCGGTCGGAGCACGACCGTCGTTGGCACGCCGTGTGTGGCCCCGTCTGATTGCCGGCGTGGTCGCGGTGTGCGGAATTGCGTTGGGAGTCAGTACGATCGGCATTCAAAGTGGCGTCGCTGTGACCGCTACCGGTTCGAGCCAGGTGTTCGAGCAGTCACCGACGACCGGGACTCCCGGTGCAGAGTCACTCGCGACCTGGGAGCAGACGAGCGCAGTGGCGAAGGCGAAGGAGTACCTCTCGATCATGGCGTTCTCGAGAGCGGGTCTGATCGATCAGCTGGAGTACGAAGGGTTCTCGACGGCCGACGCGACGTACGCCGTGACCGAGGTCGAGGCTCAGGGCGCCGTCGACTGGAACGAACAGGCGGCGCAGAAGGCCCGCGACTATCGTTCGATGACGGCGTTCTCGCGGCAGGGCTTGATCGAACAG
The genomic region above belongs to Gordonia hongkongensis and contains:
- a CDS encoding IS3 family transposase (programmed frameshift): MPKKIDPEVRSRALRLLEAHGGEYTSLTAAAEAIAKQVGVGGETVRRWAVQAQVDAGARSGTTSKESAEIKRLKAENKQLREDVAILKAATTFFAGGTRPPQPMIVAFIDQMRSNGFAVESICRVLREQGCMVAARTYRAWRTRMPAARTVSDAHVVDAVRNVVWRTDDDGRRKMTPEGLYGRVKMRAHLHRTTLPGVSYGAVDRAMKMLGHNGIRRSKGVRTTVRSADGVRAEDLLNRQFSAAEPNRVWVTDFTYCRTWAGWVYVVFIIDVFSRRIVAWHASTSKTVELVTVPLRMALWQRKREGHPVKAAELIHHSDAGSQYTSVTLTERLRLEDIAASIGTVGDAYDNALAESVNGLYKTECIRTTIFHSGPYKTVSDVEFATAGWVDWYNNSRLHSSIGQIPPTELETLHYAGLGPEDQPTLEAAQNLG
- a CDS encoding Ltp family lipoprotein, with the translated sequence MTDPQNQNPDPNAGQQPPYGQPYQGQQYGQPPQPGAPQPGAPQYGAPQYGAPQYGAPPQSGAPQPGAPQYGAPPQPYPSPPAKKKKKWPWILGALVVLLIIILAATSGGGAEDTDTTADSGVSSAPQKPTAAEDSVTDEASTPAQATEPQPPAEQDLSSEQKNAVSKAEDYLSLSGFSKSGLIKQLEFEGFSNADATVAVDKLESDGDVNWNEQAAKKAGEYQAVTPMSRQGLVQQLEFEGFTPEQAAYGADNADS
- a CDS encoding Ltp family lipoprotein, yielding MTATGSSQVFEQSPTTGTPGAESLATWEQTSAVAKAKEYLSIMAFSRAGLIDQLEYEGFSTADATYAVTEVEAQGAVDWNEQAAQKARDYRSMTAFSRQGLIEQLEYEGFTSTQATYGVDHA
- a CDS encoding BTAD domain-containing putative transcriptional regulator, which encodes MAADGPALIGVLGPIAVGACPVGAESPDRLVAVPGLRARRLLVSLALADGRVISADRLIDHVWADDPPRSPHSALHTQVSRLRKLLPEGVLEGTENGYRLRNSRTDLDVVDTLLAEGGRDAHDRARQWWRGVPGDDLGDGSPVTVTLSARIRRTQDALDGAQLTASLAEGDFATARSIAEQRCARDPFDEPAHTALMRALAGEGRAADALVVFDRLRRRLSTELGTDPGTEMARVHAEILTATSPPEISAPRPVRAVGLRSPTTELIGRGADLDAVASMLDTGRVVTVLGPGGVGKTRIATEIGHRLHAAGAPVYFVSLASVRSGEDVIPAIAATLGVGESDLSATGRPRMTPGDLTARLEDALRERASVVILDNCEQIIGACARIVAELTAAVPGVRVLSTSRTPLAIVGEQVHQLPVLAAVDVNSSAVQLFRTRARAVRPDAELPAGRVVELCRHLDGLPLAIELAAARIRTMTVEEIADRLGEKFALLRSADRTTPDRHRTLYAVIEWSWELLDDAGRAALVQLCRFPGGFSRSAARAVTGASGTVLDDTLESLTNQSLLSVVETDGSVRFRMLEMVREFGETRMAADLAARVESQMRGWAIEFVSRMRDLAENGDHPAGAGGLAREADNLTWILRSACESAVVAPTDDIVAVLTTLYPALAYHWTVRGLHGETRAWGARVLMALPRPPAAPDDALRENWQVTAIVGAVHGMMTGELRVQATARFLLRSLHRAHLTFHRASEFLSAVALASTSTGAYRIICEAAETAVDDEVRALALTLRSHLRENRGLVGPALRDSTASGRWLAGSRYASWFQGMRQSSTGGLYGQQGRYSEAAATYRAGIDLLAPLGAVEDVRQIRTMLVLTLLAGDFPDDARRELHVITDDWDLEAEDPQGNPEVIGPALLGVAELAFADGASNPEVAAGFLRAARVMLREHPFGVADPAVLMVVSAAVAGLVRSGDVDAAWELVPEMVKGLDDMTFGPGWQDLPQAGTVASAFTVLWNAGRPTDSVGRRLVELAVSLPGRRDCPSLDWAWHWTQEQAGKDGVARHPAVPRHVAVEELQRLLHDQAFRI
- a CDS encoding ABC transporter permease: MTTTLDNPPSTSITTRAARAQVKTSISLAESFRQSFSMAYRGVLKIRHNPEQLFDVTFQPIIFTLMFTYIFGGAISGNVEAYLPVIIPGILVQTVIMTSIVTGTQLREDMDKGVFDRFRSLPIARISPLAGALLADVIRYSIATVLTVVMGVLMGWRPDVLGVIASAALIIVCSFAVSWIFALMGCLMSKASAVQGISMMIMFPLTFMSNAFVPVDSMPGWLQGFVNVNPVSHLVTAVRELTNSGHAGIHVVWALIGAAVITAVFAPLAVRAYMRNA
- a CDS encoding IS1380 family transposase; the encoded protein is MKVSHTFSAESAVFDDDNLVSHAGLVPVMRVAESTGLASLLGERVDLGTTQVASAGANLEAKLLTVIAGLCCGADSIDDLGRVRSGGHTRLFDRVYAPATIGQTLREFTPGHARQLNAVMTHTLPAMCATAGLLPTDGSQVFVDIDSLLRPVYGYQKEGGSYGHAKIAGRELLRKGLSPLIATLSAAGHAPVIANAWLRAGRTASGNGAARMIAETLTTARRCGASGEITVRGDAAYGTAAVMRTCQRLGATFSLVLRTNTAITRAITAIGDDAWTPVHYPGAVTDPDTGELISDAEVAETTYTVQPDSAQPVTARLIVRRVTAHHPAGTDTLMPAWRYHSFFTNTTDDTVTADLIHRRHAIIETVFADLIDGPLAHLPSGRFGANAAWLALTAISHNLMRTLAALTNTPTLRAARGATLRRTLIAIPARLARPARTPVLHLPRHWPTQHAFTTLWAAANTT
- a CDS encoding ATP-binding cassette domain-containing protein, with translation MTTTTTPRPDVGSARSLRTDLAIDARGLVKHFGSTRAVNGVDLAVPTGSVYGVLGPNGAGKTTTVSMLATLLRPDAGEARVFGYDVVDDAVAVRSLVGVTGQYASVDEDLTATQNLVLFARLLGFSRTAARSRADELLEAFALTDAAARPLKNFSGGMRRRLDLAASLIDTPPLLFLDEPTTGLDPRTRAQMWDTIRRLVAGGSTVLLTTQYLDEADQLADRIAVIDHGRVIADGTADELKHSIGASTLQLVAADRADAPRVCEIAESILGQKATLSPEAARTTVPLSSAELVPDVLIALRENGIGVEEITVQKPSLDEVFLTITGRPAESDADTGAPGHRPSDTDSSDTTQEARS